A portion of the Thermus aquaticus genome contains these proteins:
- a CDS encoding ParB/RepB/Spo0J family partition protein yields the protein MARALDLSEVGGGRLLPLEALSPRPQPRRRFEEASLKALAESVRAHGVLEPLLVRPLGDGKYAIVAGERRYRAARMAGLSEVPVRVVELSEKEAKLFALVENLQREDLNPYEETLGVLDLLSEDLGRPVEEVVALLHRMRDEARRKVPQNVLGSLEARRVEEVFRALGRMGWESFVQARLPLLNLPENLKAALEEGSIPYTAALELKKVKDESSRKALLEEARAGLSLRDLKARVRELLQKEKAPKPWHREVGERLLRLDLEALLPEKRARVEALLAELKELLG from the coding sequence CTGGCCCGGGCCCTGGACCTCTCCGAGGTAGGGGGCGGGCGCCTCCTCCCCCTCGAGGCCCTCTCCCCCCGTCCCCAGCCCCGGCGCCGCTTCGAGGAAGCCTCCCTGAAGGCCCTGGCGGAGTCCGTCCGGGCGCACGGGGTTCTGGAGCCCCTCCTGGTGCGGCCCTTGGGGGACGGGAAGTACGCCATCGTGGCCGGGGAGAGGCGGTACCGGGCCGCGAGGATGGCGGGGCTTTCCGAGGTCCCGGTGCGGGTGGTGGAGCTCTCCGAAAAGGAGGCGAAGCTTTTCGCCCTGGTGGAGAACCTTCAGCGGGAGGACCTGAACCCCTACGAGGAGACCCTGGGGGTCCTGGACCTCCTGTCGGAAGACTTGGGGAGGCCCGTGGAGGAGGTGGTGGCCCTGCTCCACCGGATGCGGGACGAGGCGAGGAGGAAAGTTCCCCAAAACGTTTTGGGGAGCCTCGAGGCCCGGAGGGTGGAGGAGGTCTTCCGGGCCCTGGGCCGCATGGGTTGGGAGTCCTTCGTCCAGGCCCGCCTCCCCCTCCTCAACCTCCCCGAGAACCTCAAGGCGGCCCTGGAGGAGGGGTCCATCCCCTACACCGCCGCCCTGGAGCTCAAGAAGGTGAAGGACGAGTCCTCGCGGAAGGCCCTCCTGGAGGAGGCGAGGGCGGGCCTCTCCCTGCGGGACCTGAAGGCCCGGGTGCGGGAGCTTTTGCAGAAGGAGAAGGCCCCCAAGCCCTGGCACCGGGAGGTGGGGGAGAGGCTCTTGCGGCTGGACCTCGAGGCCCTGCTCCCTGAAAAGCGGGCCAGGGTAGAAGCGCTCTTAGCGGAGCTCAAGGAACTGCTTGGTTAG
- a CDS encoding ParA family protein — translation MARVKLKPLALWARERGLPYSTAHKMLREGKIQAERVGEWWMVREEVPEEGPAQGRVLTLFTHAGGAGKTSLTRDLGYEMASRGKRVLLVDMDPQANLSAWLGHEEVPEEETALAVFEGRATPQPKEVLPNLHLLPAQVELARAEVLLSREPHNAFALRGALNELREVYDLILVDSLPSLGSLAVAAALAGDGLVVPVELSRKGAQALRTVVQVARGYGISLQRMRLWAGRSFVRLVVPTHAEGTARDREALQALEEALSGAVPVAPPLTRRPAVYREAQAKGVPVQLVGGDEVIREFKALGDLVEETLLREEVAA, via the coding sequence CACAAGATGCTCCGCGAGGGGAAGATCCAGGCGGAACGGGTGGGGGAGTGGTGGATGGTCCGGGAGGAGGTGCCGGAGGAAGGCCCGGCCCAGGGCAGGGTCCTCACCCTCTTCACCCACGCCGGGGGGGCGGGGAAGACCTCCCTCACCCGGGACCTCGGCTATGAGATGGCCTCGAGGGGGAAGCGGGTGCTCCTGGTGGACATGGACCCCCAGGCTAACCTCTCCGCCTGGTTGGGACATGAGGAGGTTCCAGAAGAGGAAACCGCCCTCGCCGTGTTCGAAGGTCGAGCCACCCCTCAGCCCAAGGAAGTTCTGCCCAACCTCCACCTTCTCCCCGCCCAGGTGGAGTTGGCCCGGGCCGAGGTTCTCCTCTCCCGCGAGCCCCACAACGCCTTTGCCCTCCGGGGAGCGCTAAACGAGCTTCGGGAGGTCTACGACCTCATCCTCGTGGACTCGCTTCCCTCCCTGGGCTCTCTGGCGGTGGCCGCTGCCTTGGCTGGGGACGGGCTTGTCGTTCCCGTGGAGCTTTCCCGGAAGGGGGCCCAGGCCTTGCGCACCGTGGTCCAGGTGGCCCGCGGCTATGGGATTTCCCTTCAGCGGATGCGCCTTTGGGCGGGTCGGAGCTTCGTGCGCCTGGTGGTTCCCACCCATGCGGAGGGCACCGCCCGGGACCGGGAGGCCCTGCAGGCCCTCGAGGAGGCCCTGAGCGGAGCTGTGCCCGTGGCCCCACCCCTGACCAGGAGGCCCGCCGTGTACCGGGAGGCTCAGGCTAAGGGCGTACCCGTTCAGCTGGTAGGGGGAGATGAGGTGATCCGAGAGTTCAAGGCCCTTGGCGACCTCGTGGAGGAGACGCTTCTGCGGGAGGAGGTGGCGGCGTGA
- a CDS encoding HsdM family class I SAM-dependent methyltransferase gives MTVPSQDVLRKLFSDLMDRLASEDANVVRPDDRLSELCNLILLKLDGDRRAKAEGEEAEVRWRALSTPEDTARMIREWFRNFTRVYPELFTSEEERTLRLTDRSIHLVVEALEGYRLIEAGSEAVAQAFQVLRTEALRSADGQFFTPQSVIKAGVVLTEVEWDDLVIDPACGTGGFLIEAFFNLVEKAKGDPTQAVRWAQTHLYGVDKDHVAVKLAKAVMQIGGDGSAHIFRGDSIRRHEWPKSFPHLQSELQEGRFDLVLTNPPFGKDLVVSREDLAQSGFSIHLADGGSMKKVPIGLVFLELAYWLLKPGGRVGIVLPETYFFSRSYRWVMDWLRPRLRPLVVANIPMEAFQQYARAKTSFFVFEKLASEPDLEAPVLFLNPHTCGIGPDGKDIPDNELWEHVLLSKKGELPPGAVQVRLGEVYRRGVLVPRYYDPRYEEPLNRLLEEKGLEGVSLGELVERGFLEYRFGHGSPDRLNRRGEVPYIKVSDLRAGRVNVNPTNLVPREVARRLWRGEESGLRAWDLLTPIRASSNIGEFAVLLPGEEERVLTKEVLVLRSTEEGEREGYTPFYLFWALSLRAVRESWRRVTLMQTNREDVGDYWKEVRIPKPKSPSWAEEVSRPVREYLEGLVQAQRGLLGLRAQEEEGFTFVPFLRPPSVGDKESENNPGGNTST, from the coding sequence TTGACCGTTCCTAGCCAGGACGTCTTGAGAAAACTCTTCTCCGACCTCATGGACCGCTTGGCCTCCGAAGACGCTAACGTGGTCCGTCCTGATGACCGCCTGAGCGAGCTTTGCAACCTCATCCTTTTGAAGCTGGATGGCGACAGGAGAGCCAAGGCCGAAGGAGAGGAGGCGGAGGTGCGCTGGCGGGCCCTCTCCACTCCCGAGGACACCGCGCGGATGATCCGGGAGTGGTTCCGCAACTTTACCCGGGTCTACCCCGAGCTCTTCACCAGCGAGGAGGAGCGGACGCTGAGGCTGACGGACCGTTCTATCCACCTGGTGGTGGAGGCTTTGGAGGGGTACCGCCTCATCGAGGCGGGAAGCGAGGCGGTGGCCCAGGCCTTCCAGGTGCTCCGGACGGAGGCCCTGCGCTCGGCGGACGGCCAGTTCTTCACCCCCCAGTCGGTCATCAAAGCGGGCGTGGTCCTTACGGAGGTGGAGTGGGACGACTTGGTGATCGATCCAGCTTGCGGTACTGGGGGCTTTTTGATCGAGGCCTTCTTCAACCTGGTGGAGAAAGCGAAGGGAGACCCCACTCAAGCGGTCCGCTGGGCCCAGACCCACCTCTACGGGGTGGACAAGGACCACGTGGCCGTCAAGTTGGCCAAGGCGGTCATGCAGATCGGTGGGGACGGCTCGGCCCATATCTTCCGGGGAGACTCCATCAGGAGGCACGAGTGGCCCAAGAGCTTTCCTCACCTGCAGTCCGAACTGCAGGAGGGGCGCTTTGACCTGGTGCTCACCAACCCTCCCTTCGGTAAGGACCTGGTAGTAAGCAGAGAAGACCTCGCCCAAAGCGGCTTTTCTATCCACCTGGCGGATGGGGGCTCTATGAAGAAGGTTCCCATAGGCCTGGTCTTCCTGGAGCTCGCCTACTGGCTCCTAAAGCCTGGAGGGCGTGTGGGGATCGTTCTTCCCGAAACCTACTTCTTCAGCCGCTCCTACCGCTGGGTGATGGACTGGCTCCGCCCCCGCCTTCGCCCCCTGGTGGTGGCCAATATCCCTATGGAGGCCTTTCAGCAATATGCCAGGGCTAAGACTAGCTTTTTCGTCTTTGAGAAGCTCGCAAGCGAGCCCGACCTCGAGGCCCCTGTCCTCTTCCTCAACCCCCACACCTGTGGCATAGGCCCTGACGGGAAGGACATCCCCGACAACGAGCTCTGGGAGCACGTGCTCTTGAGCAAGAAAGGCGAGCTTCCCCCTGGAGCCGTTCAGGTGAGGCTTGGGGAGGTGTATCGGCGAGGGGTGCTCGTCCCCCGCTACTACGACCCCAGGTACGAAGAGCCCCTAAACCGCCTTCTGGAGGAAAAGGGCCTCGAGGGGGTGAGCCTGGGAGAGCTGGTGGAGAGAGGCTTCCTGGAGTACCGCTTCGGCCACGGTAGCCCGGATCGCCTGAACCGTAGGGGCGAGGTCCCCTACATCAAGGTGAGCGACCTCCGGGCTGGAAGGGTGAACGTCAACCCCACCAACCTGGTCCCGAGGGAGGTGGCGAGGAGGCTCTGGAGAGGGGAGGAGAGCGGGCTTCGGGCTTGGGATCTCCTCACTCCCATCCGGGCGAGTAGCAATATTGGGGAGTTTGCCGTCCTGCTCCCTGGCGAGGAGGAGCGGGTGCTAACCAAGGAGGTGCTCGTCCTGAGGAGCACGGAGGAGGGCGAAAGGGAGGGGTACACGCCTTTCTACCTCTTCTGGGCTCTCTCTTTGAGGGCGGTCAGGGAAAGCTGGCGGCGGGTCACTCTGATGCAGACGAACCGGGAGGACGTAGGAGACTACTGGAAAGAGGTGAGGATCCCGAAACCGAAGAGCCCCAGCTGGGCGGAAGAGGTGAGCCGCCCCGTTCGGGAATACCTTGAGGGTCT